One window of the Arthrobacter sp. zg-Y919 genome contains the following:
- a CDS encoding arginine repressor gives MTMPATKTARQARIRSLLTGLSVRSQAELAALLAGDGVQVTQATLSRDLVELGAVRMRGKDGALVYAVPSEGGERAPKSGVTQEVLDARLARLCGELLVTAEASANIVVLRTPPGAANFLALAIDHSVLPSVLGTIAGDDTVMMVTRDPDGGPDLAARFLRIADEASNNGSAPESRIL, from the coding sequence ATGACCATGCCGGCAACGAAGACCGCGCGCCAGGCGCGCATCCGCAGCCTCCTGACCGGTTTGTCCGTCCGGTCGCAGGCTGAACTTGCCGCCCTGCTGGCCGGCGACGGCGTGCAGGTCACGCAGGCGACGCTCTCCCGCGACCTGGTGGAACTCGGGGCCGTGCGTATGCGCGGCAAGGATGGGGCACTGGTCTACGCCGTCCCGTCTGAGGGCGGAGAGCGCGCGCCCAAATCGGGAGTAACCCAGGAAGTCCTCGATGCGCGGCTGGCCCGGCTGTGCGGCGAACTACTCGTCACGGCCGAGGCCTCCGCGAATATCGTGGTGCTGCGCACTCCGCCCGGAGCTGCGAACTTCCTGGCCCTCGCCATCGACCATTCGGTGCTTCCCTCAGTTCTGGGCACCATCGCCGGTGACGACACCGTGATGATGGTGACGCGGGACCCCGACGGCGGCCCCGACCTGGCCGCACGGTTCCTGCGGATCGCCGATGAGGCCAGCAACAACGGGTCCGCCCCCGAGAGCCGGATCCTGTAG
- a CDS encoding argininosuccinate synthase: protein MSERIVLAYSGGLDTSVAIGWIAEATGAEVIAVAVDVGQGGESLETVRQRALDCGAVEAYVADAREEFATEYCMPALKANALYMDAYPLVSALSRPVIVKHLVAAARQFGATTVSHGCTGKGNDQVRFEVGIQTLGPDLKCIAPVRDLALTRDKAIAFAEEKNLPIVTTKKNPFSIDANVWGRAVETGFLEDIWNGPTPDVYEYTSDPASASAPDEVVITFKEGVPVAIDGKPVTPLQAIEEMNRRAGAQGIGRIDIVEDRLVGIKSREIYEAPGAMALMAAHRELENVTVEREQARFKKTVGQRWTELVYDGQWFSPLKQSLDAFIGDTQKYVSGDIRMTLDSGRPVVTGRRSESSLYDFNLATYDTGDSFDQSMARGFIELFGMSSKVASGRDQRLAEGK from the coding sequence GTGAGCGAACGTATTGTTCTGGCCTATTCCGGTGGCCTGGATACGTCAGTAGCCATTGGCTGGATTGCCGAGGCAACCGGCGCTGAAGTCATCGCCGTGGCTGTTGACGTAGGGCAGGGCGGCGAGTCCCTGGAGACCGTGCGCCAGCGGGCCCTGGACTGCGGCGCCGTGGAAGCCTATGTGGCAGATGCCCGCGAGGAATTCGCCACCGAGTACTGCATGCCGGCGCTGAAGGCCAACGCCCTCTACATGGATGCCTACCCGCTGGTTTCGGCGCTCTCGCGTCCCGTGATCGTGAAGCACCTGGTGGCTGCCGCCCGCCAGTTCGGCGCCACGACCGTCTCCCACGGCTGCACCGGCAAGGGCAATGACCAGGTGCGCTTCGAGGTCGGTATCCAGACCCTGGGCCCGGACCTGAAGTGCATTGCACCGGTCCGCGACCTTGCCCTGACCCGCGACAAGGCCATCGCCTTTGCCGAGGAGAAGAACCTGCCGATCGTCACCACCAAGAAGAACCCGTTCTCCATTGACGCCAATGTTTGGGGACGTGCCGTGGAGACCGGCTTCCTCGAAGACATCTGGAACGGCCCCACCCCGGACGTGTACGAGTACACCTCCGATCCGGCGTCGGCTTCCGCCCCGGATGAAGTCGTCATCACGTTCAAGGAAGGCGTCCCGGTCGCGATTGACGGCAAGCCCGTCACCCCGCTGCAGGCCATCGAGGAAATGAACCGCCGCGCCGGCGCCCAGGGCATCGGCCGGATCGACATTGTCGAAGACCGCCTCGTGGGCATCAAGAGCCGCGAAATCTACGAAGCCCCCGGTGCCATGGCACTGATGGCTGCGCACCGCGAACTGGAAAATGTCACGGTGGAGCGCGAGCAGGCCCGGTTCAAGAAGACGGTCGGCCAGCGCTGGACCGAGCTGGTCTACGACGGCCAGTGGTTCTCCCCGCTGAAGCAGTCCCTTGACGCGTTCATTGGGGACACCCAGAAGTACGTCTCCGGCGACATCCGGATGACCCTCGACTCCGGACGCCCCGTGGTCACCGGCCGCCGCTCCGAGTCGTCGCTGTACGACTTCAACCTGGCCACCTACGACACCGGTGACAGCTTCGACCAGTCCATGGCCCGCGGCTTCATCGAGCTGTTCGGGATGTCCTCCAAGGTGGCCTCCGGCCGCGACCAGCGCCTAGCAGAAGGTAAGTAA
- the argH gene encoding argininosuccinate lyase, protein MTDGTSPGEAAGTGTPGPTVQGALWGGRFAGGPADALAALSKSTHFDWRLAGYDIAGSRAHARVLHKAGLLDDGELEGMLAALDRLDADVKSGAYVPAESDEDVHGSLERGLIERAGPQLGGKLRAGRSRNDQIATLGRMYLRDHARIIGAGVVSVIDALVGQAQANLGVAMPGRTHLQHAQPILLSHHLLAHAWSLLRDVQRLADWDKRAAVSPYGSGALAGSSLGLDPNAVAAELGFDSAVWNSLDGTAARDVYAEFSWVAAMIGVDLSRVSEDIILWATKEFSFVTLDDAYSTGSSIMPQKKNPDVAELARGKAGRLIGDLAGLLATLKGLPLAYNRDLQEDKEPVFDAADTLEILLPAVSGMIATLKFNTERMQSLAPQGFALATDIAEWLVRQGVPFREAHELSGSAVQLAEGRGVELWDLTDDDYAGISPHLTPDVRSVLSTEGSLDSRSSQGGTARSAVELQLAELTRQIGEVRGYVG, encoded by the coding sequence ATGACAGACGGCACGTCGCCAGGCGAAGCAGCGGGAACCGGGACCCCCGGGCCCACCGTCCAGGGTGCCCTGTGGGGCGGCCGGTTCGCCGGCGGTCCCGCAGACGCCCTTGCGGCGCTGAGCAAATCCACCCACTTCGACTGGCGGCTTGCCGGCTATGACATCGCCGGCTCCCGCGCCCACGCCCGGGTGCTGCACAAGGCCGGCCTGCTCGACGACGGCGAGTTGGAGGGCATGCTCGCGGCCCTGGACCGGCTCGACGCCGACGTAAAGTCCGGCGCCTACGTTCCGGCCGAGTCCGACGAGGACGTCCACGGGTCCCTGGAACGCGGCCTGATCGAACGGGCCGGCCCGCAGCTGGGCGGCAAGCTCCGTGCCGGCCGGTCCCGCAACGACCAGATCGCAACACTGGGCCGGATGTACCTGCGCGACCACGCCCGGATCATCGGCGCCGGCGTTGTGTCCGTTATCGATGCCCTGGTGGGCCAGGCGCAGGCGAACCTCGGGGTGGCCATGCCCGGACGCACCCACCTGCAGCATGCGCAGCCCATCCTGCTCAGCCACCACCTGCTGGCCCACGCCTGGTCCCTGCTGCGCGATGTGCAGCGGCTGGCGGACTGGGACAAGCGGGCGGCAGTCTCTCCGTACGGTTCCGGCGCCCTGGCGGGTTCCTCGCTGGGACTGGATCCGAACGCGGTGGCTGCCGAGCTGGGCTTCGACTCCGCGGTCTGGAACTCCCTGGACGGGACGGCCGCACGAGATGTCTACGCGGAGTTCTCCTGGGTGGCCGCCATGATCGGCGTCGACCTTTCCCGCGTCAGCGAAGACATCATCCTGTGGGCCACCAAGGAATTCTCCTTCGTCACGCTCGATGACGCGTACTCCACCGGGTCCTCGATCATGCCGCAGAAGAAGAATCCCGATGTTGCCGAACTTGCCCGCGGCAAGGCCGGACGTCTGATCGGCGACCTTGCCGGGCTGCTGGCCACCCTGAAGGGCCTTCCGCTGGCGTACAACCGGGACCTGCAGGAAGACAAGGAACCGGTCTTCGACGCTGCCGACACCCTCGAAATCCTGCTCCCGGCAGTGTCCGGAATGATCGCGACCCTGAAGTTCAACACAGAGCGGATGCAGTCCCTGGCACCGCAGGGCTTTGCGCTGGCCACCGACATTGCCGAGTGGCTGGTCCGCCAGGGTGTGCCGTTCCGTGAGGCGCACGAACTCTCCGGGTCCGCCGTCCAGCTGGCCGAGGGCCGCGGCGTCGAACTGTGGGACCTGACCGACGACGACTATGCCGGCATTTCACCGCACCTGACGCCGGATGTGCGCTCCGTACTCAGTACCGAGGGGTCGCTGGACAGCCGCAGTTCCCAGGGCGGCACCGCCCGGTCCGCTGTGGAGCTGCAGTTGGCGGAGCTGACCCGGCAGATCGGCGAGGTCCGCGGCTACGTCGGCTGA
- the argF gene encoding ornithine carbamoyltransferase, translating to MTRHFLVDTDLTQAEQAEVLDLADALKKDRYTHQPYAGESTGRKTVAVIFDKTSTRTRVSFAAGISDLGGVPLIIGAGESQLGHKESVADTTKVLERMVSTIVWRTYAQSGLEEMAANSSVPVINALSDDYHPCQLLADLMTIREHKGRLAGLTLAYLGDCANNMANSYLLAGVTAGMHVRVAGPLGYLPDPRIVDAAAARADETGGSVTITTDAVEALAGADVVATDTWVSMGQEAEKAARQELFRSYAVDADAMAAAAEDAVVLHCLPAYRGYEISADVLDGPQSVVWDEAENRLHAQKALMVWLMAQSGITEAPEVRS from the coding sequence ATGACCCGTCATTTCCTGGTCGACACCGACCTCACCCAGGCGGAACAGGCCGAAGTCCTGGATCTGGCCGACGCCTTGAAGAAGGACCGCTACACGCACCAGCCGTATGCCGGTGAATCCACCGGCCGCAAAACCGTTGCCGTCATCTTCGACAAGACCTCCACCCGGACCCGGGTGTCCTTCGCCGCCGGCATCTCGGACCTGGGCGGCGTGCCGCTGATCATCGGTGCGGGGGAGTCCCAGCTCGGACACAAGGAGAGCGTCGCGGACACCACCAAGGTGCTCGAACGCATGGTTTCCACCATCGTCTGGCGGACCTACGCACAGTCCGGTCTGGAGGAGATGGCCGCCAACTCCTCGGTTCCGGTGATCAACGCACTGTCGGACGATTACCACCCCTGCCAGCTGCTTGCCGACCTGATGACCATCCGCGAACACAAGGGCAGGCTCGCCGGCCTCACCCTCGCCTACCTCGGCGACTGCGCCAACAACATGGCCAACTCCTACCTGCTTGCCGGTGTCACCGCCGGTATGCACGTCCGGGTGGCCGGTCCGCTGGGCTACCTGCCGGATCCGCGGATTGTCGACGCCGCCGCGGCCCGCGCCGACGAAACCGGCGGGTCCGTCACCATCACCACCGATGCCGTTGAAGCCCTGGCCGGCGCCGACGTCGTCGCCACCGACACCTGGGTATCCATGGGCCAGGAAGCAGAAAAGGCAGCCCGGCAGGAACTGTTCCGCAGCTACGCCGTGGACGCCGATGCCATGGCAGCAGCCGCGGAAGACGCCGTCGTGCTCCACTGCCTCCCCGCCTACCGCGGCTACGAAATTTCCGCCGACGTGCTTGACGGGCCGCAGTCCGTGGTCTGGGACGAGGCAGAGAACCGCCTGCACGCACAGAAGGCGCTGATGGTCTGGCTCATGGCGCAGTCAGGCATCACCGAGGCTCCGGAGGTGCGGTCATGA
- a CDS encoding acetylornithine transaminase, with amino-acid sequence MSNPESQLPQPGTAAADGQGEWLERYDSSLMGVFGAPQRVLVRGSGCYVQDADGKQYLDLLGGIAVNALGHAHPALVAAVSEQLGTLGHISNFFTSPAQIQLAERLLALAGAPQGSKVFFANSGTEANEAAFKLARRNSGPGRTRILALEGAFHGRTMGALALTAKPAYREPFEPLPGGVEHLPFGDIDALVAAVDETVAAVFLEPIQGEAGVRMLPAGYLQAAREATRAAGALLVIDEVQTGIGRTGKWFASEGVLPDAMTLAKGLGGGFPVGALITFGGGPSGLLAAGMHGTTFGGNPVAAAAALATLSVLESQDVLASVRATGEYLRRELAAMDSVAEVRGEGLLIGIELRDDVAPAAVAAALEAGYIINSTGPATLRLAPPLILTAEQAGTFLAALPGILHSVRTSASGTSPSAATPSTTPSTTPSTAGTTTEGKP; translated from the coding sequence ATGAGTAACCCCGAAAGCCAGCTGCCGCAGCCCGGCACCGCAGCTGCGGACGGCCAGGGCGAATGGCTGGAGCGCTACGATTCCTCCCTGATGGGCGTCTTCGGCGCTCCGCAGCGCGTACTCGTGCGCGGCAGCGGCTGCTATGTCCAGGACGCGGACGGAAAGCAGTACCTCGACCTCCTGGGCGGGATTGCCGTCAACGCCCTGGGCCATGCCCATCCCGCCCTCGTCGCCGCGGTGTCCGAGCAGCTCGGCACGCTCGGCCACATCTCCAACTTCTTCACCAGTCCTGCCCAGATACAGCTCGCCGAACGGCTGCTGGCGCTCGCAGGTGCCCCGCAGGGGTCCAAGGTCTTCTTCGCGAACTCGGGTACGGAAGCCAACGAGGCCGCCTTCAAGCTGGCCCGGCGCAATTCCGGTCCGGGCCGCACCCGGATCCTGGCCCTTGAGGGAGCCTTCCACGGCCGGACCATGGGAGCCCTGGCGCTCACAGCCAAGCCCGCCTACCGGGAACCGTTCGAGCCGTTGCCCGGCGGAGTGGAACACCTTCCGTTCGGCGACATCGACGCGCTGGTCGCCGCGGTGGACGAGACCGTGGCCGCCGTGTTCCTGGAGCCGATCCAGGGCGAGGCGGGCGTGCGGATGCTCCCCGCCGGCTACCTGCAGGCGGCCCGCGAGGCCACCCGTGCTGCCGGTGCGCTGCTCGTTATTGACGAGGTGCAGACGGGAATCGGCCGCACCGGAAAGTGGTTCGCGTCCGAAGGTGTGCTCCCGGATGCCATGACGCTGGCCAAGGGACTCGGCGGCGGATTCCCCGTCGGCGCACTGATCACCTTCGGCGGCGGGCCGTCCGGCCTGCTGGCCGCGGGAATGCACGGCACCACCTTCGGCGGCAATCCGGTGGCCGCCGCGGCGGCCCTGGCGACCCTGTCCGTTCTGGAGTCGCAGGATGTGCTGGCCAGCGTGCGTGCCACGGGCGAGTACCTGCGCCGGGAACTGGCCGCGATGGACTCCGTGGCCGAGGTCCGGGGGGAGGGCCTCCTCATCGGCATCGAGCTGCGCGACGACGTCGCTCCCGCCGCCGTCGCCGCCGCCCTGGAAGCCGGTTACATCATCAACAGCACCGGGCCGGCAACGCTGCGGCTCGCGCCTCCGCTGATCCTCACCGCAGAACAGGCCGGTACGTTCCTGGCGGCCCTGCCCGGTATCCTGCACTCGGTCCGGACATCGGCTTCCGGAACATCCCCCAGTGCGGCCACCCCCAGCACCACCCCCAGCACCACCCCCAGCACCGCCGGCACAACCACCGAAGGAAAACCATGA
- a CDS encoding pyridoxamine 5'-phosphate oxidase family protein, with amino-acid sequence MNDSFRARLRALPDFPEDLPSFDPAAAPGDPVELFRLWLEGALAAGVRQPHAFSLATADAGGRVSSRMLILKDIDDDGGWQFATSRASRKGGELAQNPNAAMNFYWPELGRQIRVAGDVVQLSSEASAADWDARPASDGSPNPTWQLYALKPREIEFWQARADRHHIRHQMAF; translated from the coding sequence ATGAATGATTCCTTCCGGGCCCGGCTGCGTGCCCTGCCGGACTTTCCCGAGGACCTGCCGTCCTTCGATCCGGCTGCGGCGCCGGGGGACCCCGTGGAGTTGTTCCGCCTCTGGCTGGAGGGTGCGCTGGCCGCCGGGGTGCGGCAGCCGCATGCGTTTTCCCTCGCAACCGCGGACGCCGGCGGGCGTGTTTCCTCCCGGATGCTCATTCTCAAGGACATCGACGACGACGGCGGCTGGCAGTTCGCCACCTCCCGCGCCTCGCGCAAAGGCGGGGAACTGGCGCAGAATCCAAACGCTGCGATGAACTTCTACTGGCCGGAACTGGGCCGCCAGATCCGGGTGGCCGGGGACGTTGTGCAGCTGTCCTCTGAAGCGTCGGCCGCCGACTGGGACGCCCGTCCGGCGTCGGACGGAAGCCCGAACCCGACATGGCAGCTGTATGCGCTGAAGCCGCGGGAGATCGAATTCTGGCAGGCCCGGGCGGACCGGCATCACATCCGGCATCAGATGGCGTTCTAA
- a CDS encoding SRPBCC domain-containing protein → MTESSPAKTPVPTGRIERRPDGYTLAFERRLDFPAAHIWDVLTNTDKVAHWLGMVTPGWQLGKEYRLDMGNAAVTGTVLQMSPGLSLQFSWEDPLGDESVLDWQVLETSDGALLQFRTHETSADFLTEGAAGWQGILEAFDDVAAGREPDRASVDQWQALRDAYAEQFDVSPTMGHVDTAGIVIERWYNAPVDEVRSALDRTAAELGVGGEASVDIADDGGRVRVVVRQPVTGGNGEPDEASGVLAAWHQALDAAGDHLAGDPWHPSSRRLAALKEFYGSSAADA, encoded by the coding sequence ATGACCGAGTCCAGCCCCGCCAAAACCCCCGTCCCCACCGGGCGGATCGAGCGCCGACCAGACGGCTACACCTTGGCCTTTGAGCGCCGGCTTGATTTTCCCGCAGCCCACATCTGGGACGTTCTGACCAACACGGACAAGGTCGCCCATTGGCTCGGCATGGTCACTCCCGGCTGGCAGCTCGGCAAGGAATACCGGCTGGACATGGGGAACGCCGCGGTGACCGGAACCGTGCTGCAGATGAGCCCGGGACTCAGCCTGCAGTTCAGCTGGGAAGACCCGCTGGGGGACGAATCGGTCCTTGACTGGCAGGTGCTGGAAACCTCCGACGGCGCCCTGCTGCAGTTCCGTACGCACGAGACCAGCGCGGATTTCCTCACGGAAGGAGCCGCAGGCTGGCAGGGAATCCTGGAAGCCTTTGACGACGTGGCCGCCGGCCGGGAACCCGACCGCGCGTCCGTGGACCAATGGCAGGCACTCCGCGACGCCTACGCGGAGCAATTCGACGTTTCGCCAACCATGGGACACGTGGATACTGCCGGGATCGTCATCGAGCGCTGGTACAACGCACCCGTCGATGAAGTCCGCAGCGCACTGGACCGTACGGCAGCGGAGTTGGGGGTCGGCGGGGAAGCCTCCGTCGACATTGCCGACGACGGCGGGCGGGTGCGCGTCGTCGTCCGGCAACCGGTGACCGGCGGGAACGGTGAACCGGACGAGGCATCCGGCGTGCTCGCCGCCTGGCACCAGGCCCTGGATGCTGCCGGAGACCACCTCGCAGGCGATCCCTGGCACCCCAGTTCCCGCAGGTTGGCCGCACTGAAGGAGTTTTACGGCAGTTCCGCAGCGGACGCCTGA
- the argB gene encoding acetylglutamate kinase: MITPAAAGERLRAQDKAATLVEALPWIQRFAGTTMVIKYGGNAMVNDELRKAFAEDIVFLHHAGVHPVVVHGGGPQISALLDRLGIASEFRGGLRVTTPEAMDAVRMVLTGQVGRELVGLLNAHGPYAVGLSGEDGGLLEAVRTGAVVDGVEVDLGLVGEVVGVNPGAIQDIIAAGRIPVISTVAPEINADGGTTGQVLNVNADTAASALAVALGASRLVVLTDVEGLYGDWPDKSSLISSLTTGELRAMLPDLEAGMIPKMNACLAAVDGGVDRAAVVDGRMAHSMLLEIFTEAGIGTQVVPEDGHE; the protein is encoded by the coding sequence ATGATCACACCAGCAGCGGCCGGAGAACGGCTGCGCGCACAGGACAAAGCGGCAACGCTGGTCGAGGCGCTGCCCTGGATCCAGCGCTTCGCCGGCACCACCATGGTCATCAAGTACGGCGGCAACGCCATGGTCAATGACGAGCTCCGGAAGGCCTTTGCGGAGGACATTGTGTTCCTCCACCATGCAGGGGTACACCCGGTGGTCGTCCACGGTGGAGGCCCCCAAATCAGCGCGCTGCTTGACCGGCTCGGGATCGCCTCCGAATTCCGCGGCGGCCTGCGGGTCACCACTCCCGAAGCCATGGATGCCGTACGCATGGTCCTGACCGGCCAGGTGGGCCGAGAGCTCGTCGGACTGCTCAACGCGCATGGTCCCTACGCCGTCGGACTCTCCGGTGAGGACGGAGGCCTGCTGGAGGCGGTCCGCACCGGCGCCGTAGTGGACGGCGTGGAAGTGGACCTCGGCCTGGTCGGGGAAGTCGTGGGGGTCAACCCCGGGGCCATCCAGGACATCATTGCCGCCGGACGGATCCCGGTGATCAGTACGGTGGCGCCGGAGATCAACGCCGACGGCGGCACCACCGGACAGGTGCTTAACGTCAATGCGGACACGGCTGCCTCCGCGCTGGCGGTAGCGCTGGGCGCCTCGCGCCTGGTGGTGCTCACCGATGTAGAGGGCCTCTACGGCGACTGGCCGGATAAGTCCTCGCTGATCTCCTCCCTGACCACGGGAGAGCTGAGGGCCATGCTGCCGGACCTCGAAGCCGGAATGATCCCCAAAATGAACGCCTGCCTGGCTGCTGTGGACGGCGGGGTGGACCGTGCCGCCGTGGTGGACGGACGGATGGCCCACTCCATGCTCCTGGAAATCTTCACCGAAGCCGGAATCGGTACCCAAGTAGTACCGGAGGACGGTCATGAGTAA
- a CDS encoding adenine phosphoribosyltransferase, producing MKDAPAEPVNHESIEQTIDRLGAVIPDYPQPGIVFRDLTPVFADGPALRGVVDALIAPFEGQFDFVAGVEARGFLLAAAAAYASGKGVITVRKPGKLPREVFSESYSLEYGEGALELHRDDMPVGSRVLILDDVLATGGTLGAAARLIRKAGAEVAGFGVVLELGDLGGRDRLGETPVTALVRY from the coding sequence GTGAAAGATGCCCCGGCAGAACCGGTTAACCACGAGTCCATTGAACAAACCATCGATCGCCTGGGCGCAGTCATTCCCGATTACCCCCAGCCCGGAATTGTCTTCCGGGACCTGACCCCGGTCTTTGCGGACGGCCCGGCCCTCCGTGGCGTCGTGGATGCCCTCATCGCCCCGTTCGAGGGCCAGTTCGATTTCGTGGCAGGCGTCGAAGCCCGTGGCTTCCTCCTGGCCGCAGCCGCTGCCTACGCCTCCGGCAAGGGTGTCATCACGGTCCGCAAGCCCGGCAAGCTGCCGCGTGAGGTCTTCTCCGAGAGCTACTCCCTGGAATACGGCGAGGGCGCCTTGGAACTGCACCGCGACGATATGCCCGTGGGCTCCCGCGTCCTGATCCTCGACGACGTCCTGGCCACGGGCGGAACCCTCGGTGCGGCTGCCCGCCTGATCCGCAAGGCAGGCGCGGAAGTGGCCGGATTCGGCGTCGTGCTGGAGCTGGGCGATCTCGGTGGACGGGACCGCCTCGGCGAGACTCCCGTCACCGCGCTGGTCCGTTACTAG
- a CDS encoding DNA-3-methyladenine glycosylase, which translates to MAFSNDRHRLAVPATEAARHLLGAVLTHDVDGERVGVRITEVEAYMGDADPGSHAFRGQTARNATMFGPAGHLYVYFTYGMHYCANVVCGAEGEATGLLLRAGEIVEGADIAAVRRGNPRTALDLARGPARLAQALGIARPLDGADLFAQPLHLALPAEPVSADRISTGPRVGVSGPGGTDDYPWRYWLTGDPTVSKYRPAKTRPRPAAGATVLQPSKAARASAH; encoded by the coding sequence ATGGCTTTTTCGAATGACCGGCACCGTCTGGCCGTGCCTGCCACGGAGGCGGCCCGCCACCTGCTGGGCGCAGTGCTGACCCACGACGTCGACGGCGAACGGGTGGGCGTACGCATCACCGAGGTGGAGGCCTACATGGGCGACGCCGATCCGGGCTCCCATGCCTTCCGCGGCCAGACCGCCCGCAACGCGACAATGTTCGGTCCCGCCGGGCACCTGTACGTGTACTTCACCTACGGCATGCACTACTGCGCAAACGTGGTCTGCGGAGCCGAAGGGGAAGCCACCGGACTGCTGCTGCGTGCGGGCGAGATCGTTGAGGGAGCCGACATCGCCGCAGTGCGCCGCGGAAACCCCCGCACGGCATTGGACCTCGCCCGTGGCCCGGCCCGGCTGGCGCAGGCGCTGGGGATCGCCCGGCCGCTGGACGGCGCGGACCTGTTCGCGCAGCCGCTGCATCTTGCCCTGCCCGCCGAGCCCGTCAGTGCGGACCGGATCTCCACCGGACCACGCGTAGGCGTCAGCGGCCCCGGAGGAACGGACGACTACCCCTGGCGGTACTGGCTGACGGGGGATCCCACCGTGTCCAAATACCGGCCCGCGAAGACGCGCCCCCGGCCCGCGGCGGGAGCTACCGTCCTGCAGCCGTCGAAGGCAGCGCGGGCAAGCGCACATTAA
- a CDS encoding aldo/keto reductase: MANLHEVLKNKIGFGTAPLGNMFRDIPQDEALATVEAAWNEGIRYFDTAPFYGAGLAESRLGEVLSQHNRDEYVLSTKVGRLILDEEEEKSPGLFTHGRSNKIATDYTTDATLRSIEESLKRLKTDRLDFVFIHDTSRDFLGDEWVAKFNEARTGAFRVLARLQDEGVINGWGLGVNTTEPIELAMDMDEAAPTMSLSATQYTLLQHERALQRMMPKAQELGVGIIVGGPFNSGALLGGDKFDYAEIPPEVKARIAELGSVAGRHDVSLKAAALQFSAAHPAVAAVIPGSSRPGRVAEDVAAMKAEIPGAFWDELLEKKLISAQAPLPRS; the protein is encoded by the coding sequence ATGGCTAACCTGCACGAAGTGCTCAAGAACAAAATCGGATTCGGCACGGCTCCGCTGGGAAACATGTTCCGTGACATTCCCCAGGACGAGGCGCTGGCAACAGTTGAAGCCGCCTGGAACGAAGGCATCCGCTACTTCGACACCGCGCCCTTCTACGGAGCCGGTCTTGCGGAATCCCGCCTGGGCGAAGTCCTCTCCCAGCACAACCGCGACGAGTATGTGCTCAGCACCAAAGTGGGACGGCTGATCCTGGACGAGGAAGAGGAGAAGAGCCCCGGCCTCTTCACCCACGGGCGTTCGAACAAGATCGCCACGGACTACACCACGGATGCGACCCTGCGGTCGATCGAGGAGAGCCTGAAGCGGCTGAAGACGGACCGTCTGGACTTTGTCTTCATCCATGACACGTCCCGGGACTTCCTCGGCGATGAGTGGGTAGCCAAGTTCAACGAGGCCAGGACCGGCGCGTTCCGGGTTCTCGCCCGGCTCCAGGACGAGGGCGTCATCAACGGCTGGGGCCTCGGCGTTAACACCACCGAACCAATCGAGCTGGCCATGGACATGGACGAGGCTGCTCCTACCATGAGCCTCTCCGCCACCCAGTACACGCTGCTGCAGCACGAGCGTGCCCTGCAGCGCATGATGCCCAAGGCGCAGGAGCTGGGCGTTGGCATTATTGTCGGTGGACCCTTCAACTCCGGTGCCCTGCTGGGCGGCGACAAGTTCGATTACGCCGAGATTCCCCCGGAGGTCAAGGCACGTATCGCCGAGCTGGGCTCGGTAGCCGGGCGGCACGACGTGAGCCTGAAGGCTGCTGCCCTGCAGTTCTCCGCTGCCCACCCCGCTGTCGCTGCAGTCATCCCGGGCTCAAGCCGGCCCGGACGCGTGGCAGAGGATGTCGCGGCCATGAAGGCCGAGATTCCGGGGGCGTTCTGGGACGAACTGCTGGAAAAGAAGCTTATTTCCGCGCAGGCTCCGCTTCCGCGCTCCTAG